A region from the Francisella orientalis FNO12 genome encodes:
- a CDS encoding NADH-quinone oxidoreductase subunit N — protein MSLLILYILPEILLALGVIVVMFSGLFLHSKIRNINYIFFQVFTLLALVATFAKEYLIQNSSSVFEGQVVFSGFAYTLQLVILVLAVFVALYSREYVKDRKISDGDFYTLLMLCVLGAMVLTAAHSLVTIYIGLELLSLPMYALIAIYRDSSTGLEAAIKYFVLGAIASALLLFGMSFVYGMTGQLDITDIATALSQGNFTGLEQQLLLVCLVMMIATFLFKLGAFPFHMWLPDVYQGAPNAVANIVATIPKVAAFAMLVNILFVGFPSLKDSWIYLFRVIGILSIFFGSLVALSQTNVKRLLGYSTVSQIGFVLLATTLNPQGYALTAASFYVIVYVFTTLAAFGVLTTISVGGYEVQDLKNLKGFNTKDSWLAFILLIVLFSMAGIPPFGGFIAKLFVIMGLINDGSYVLACFVLFMAVVASFYYVRVIRTMYFDEPENNETVKPPMTSLIALSINGLVLLFLGIMPMLLLGVLTQVTNVI, from the coding sequence ATGAGTTTATTAATTCTTTATATATTACCAGAAATACTATTAGCACTAGGTGTGATAGTTGTAATGTTTTCTGGACTTTTTTTACACAGTAAAATTAGGAATATTAACTACATATTCTTTCAAGTATTTACACTACTTGCTCTTGTTGCTACTTTTGCCAAAGAATATTTAATCCAAAATAGTAGCTCTGTTTTTGAGGGGCAAGTTGTATTCAGTGGTTTTGCTTATACGCTACAGTTAGTGATACTTGTATTAGCAGTATTTGTGGCACTATATTCAAGAGAGTATGTAAAAGATAGAAAAATATCAGACGGTGATTTTTATACACTTTTGATGCTGTGTGTGTTAGGTGCTATGGTTCTTACAGCTGCACATAGTTTAGTTACAATCTATATCGGTTTAGAGTTATTGTCGTTACCTATGTATGCACTAATAGCAATCTATAGAGATTCTAGTACAGGCCTTGAAGCTGCTATTAAATATTTCGTACTAGGAGCTATTGCTTCAGCTTTATTGCTATTTGGTATGTCATTTGTATATGGTATGACAGGTCAACTTGATATTACAGATATTGCAACTGCACTTTCGCAAGGAAATTTCACAGGCTTAGAACAGCAGTTATTACTTGTATGTTTAGTTATGATGATAGCAACCTTCTTATTCAAACTAGGAGCTTTCCCATTTCATATGTGGTTGCCAGATGTCTATCAGGGTGCGCCAAACGCTGTTGCCAATATTGTTGCGACTATTCCAAAAGTAGCAGCATTTGCTATGCTTGTTAATATTTTATTTGTAGGCTTTCCATCGCTTAAAGATTCTTGGATATACTTATTCAGAGTTATAGGCATATTGTCGATATTCTTTGGTAGTTTAGTGGCTTTATCGCAAACAAACGTTAAGAGACTTTTGGGTTATTCTACAGTATCGCAAATAGGTTTTGTTTTATTAGCTACTACACTTAATCCACAGGGCTATGCTTTAACAGCTGCTAGTTTCTATGTAATAGTTTATGTTTTTACTACTCTAGCAGCGTTTGGGGTGTTAACTACAATCTCTGTTGGCGGTTATGAAGTTCAAGATCTTAAAAATCTAAAAGGTTTCAATACAAAAGACTCTTGGTTAGCATTTATACTGCTGATAGTTTTGTTCTCTATGGCAGGGATTCCTCCATTTGGTGGTTTCATAGCAAAATTATTTGTTATTATGGGCTTAATTAATGATGGCAGTTATGTATTGGCATGTTTTGTGCTATTTATGGCTGTTGTTGCATCATTCTATTATGTAAGAGTTATTAGAACTATGTATTTTGATGAACCAGAGAATAATGAGACAGTTAAGCCTCCAATGACATCTCTTATAGCACTAAGTATTAACGGTTTAGTTCTTTTATTCTTAGGTATCATGCCAATGCTTCTTCTTGGGGTTCTTACTCAAGTTACTAACGTTATTTAA
- the nusA gene encoding transcription termination factor NusA: MSKELLLVLETVANEKDISKDLLFEAMEEALAIITKKELDEHMNIEVKIDRVIGDFKADRVWHIVSEDEDLIDYSKELYEDVAQEKGYDVKAGDVIRESVEVKEYGRIAATMAKQILMKKIKNFEREKTARFYQGKIGDIVYGEVKRATYEILVIDLGNNAEGILPKKDLISRERFRVGDKIRSCVESVEVDEFDKPNTVMLSRASNMMLKALFKLEVPEVEEELINVVSVVREPGFRSKVTVKSNDQRIDPCGACVGVRGSRIHSIMSELNGEKVDVILWDEDMVQYAINSLSPVDSEDILEVNVDEETNSMDIVVKQESLSKAIGKNGVNVRLARALIGWKINVLSNTEQEEKQMSIVEKFVEAIDIDHDFALVLIEEGIETLEDLAYLDRDELLEIEGFDEEIVDELQERAKAVILSQALGGKKPAEDLLNMQGMTQELADKLAQNNIVTMENLAELSVDELLDIVAIDEKQATDLIMQARAPWFE, encoded by the coding sequence ATGAGCAAAGAATTATTGTTAGTATTAGAAACTGTAGCAAACGAGAAAGATATTTCAAAAGACCTTTTGTTCGAAGCTATGGAAGAGGCGTTAGCTATTATAACTAAAAAAGAGCTTGACGAGCACATGAATATCGAAGTCAAAATCGATAGGGTTATAGGCGACTTTAAAGCAGATAGAGTTTGGCATATTGTGTCAGAAGATGAAGATTTGATCGATTATTCGAAAGAGCTTTACGAAGATGTTGCTCAAGAAAAAGGCTACGATGTGAAGGCTGGTGATGTGATTCGTGAATCTGTAGAAGTTAAAGAGTATGGCCGCATTGCTGCTACTATGGCAAAACAGATCTTAATGAAGAAGATTAAAAACTTTGAGAGAGAAAAGACGGCTAGATTTTATCAAGGTAAGATTGGAGATATTGTTTACGGAGAGGTAAAAAGAGCGACTTACGAGATTTTGGTTATTGATCTTGGTAATAATGCTGAAGGTATTCTACCAAAGAAAGATTTGATTTCTAGAGAGAGATTTCGCGTTGGCGATAAGATTAGATCATGTGTTGAGAGTGTTGAGGTTGATGAGTTCGATAAACCAAATACAGTTATGCTTAGTCGCGCTAGTAATATGATGCTTAAAGCTTTATTTAAATTAGAAGTCCCTGAAGTTGAAGAGGAGCTTATAAATGTTGTGAGTGTTGTTCGTGAGCCTGGTTTTAGATCAAAAGTTACTGTCAAGAGCAATGATCAGAGGATAGATCCATGTGGTGCTTGTGTGGGTGTTAGAGGGTCAAGAATTCATTCTATTATGAGCGAGCTAAATGGTGAGAAAGTCGATGTTATTCTATGGGATGAAGATATGGTTCAATATGCGATCAACTCTTTATCACCAGTTGATTCTGAGGATATATTAGAAGTAAATGTTGATGAAGAAACTAATTCAATGGATATAGTTGTTAAGCAAGAAAGTTTATCAAAAGCCATAGGTAAGAACGGAGTTAATGTCAGATTAGCAAGAGCTTTAATCGGTTGGAAGATAAATGTTTTATCTAATACTGAGCAAGAAGAAAAACAAATGTCTATAGTTGAAAAATTTGTTGAAGCGATAGATATTGATCATGATTTTGCTTTGGTTCTAATAGAAGAGGGTATTGAAACACTAGAAGATTTAGCATATCTAGATAGAGATGAGCTTTTGGAAATCGAAGGCTTTGATGAAGAGATTGTAGATGAGCTTCAAGAAAGAGCAAAAGCAGTGATTTTGTCTCAAGCATTAGGTGGTAAGAAGCCAGCTGAAGATTTACTTAATATGCAAGGTATGACTCAAGAGTTAGCAGATAAACTTGCTCAAAATAATATAGTGACAATGGAAAATCTGGCAGAGCTATCTGTGGATGAATTGCTTGACATTGTTGCTATTGATGAAAAACAAGCAACAGATTTGATAATGCAAGCAAGAGCCCCTTGGTTTGAATAG
- the hemE gene encoding uroporphyrinogen decarboxylase, whose protein sequence is MRELFLDAFKHEKLEKPPIWIMRQAGRYLPEYRALRSKFENFMDMCRNADACCEVALHPLERYDLDAAIVFSDILTIPEAMGMDLKFIKGVGPVFSDPIESEKDLNRLKSAEDSVGDLEYVYDAVRTTKAAINVPLIGFTGSPWTLAAYMVEGSGSKQFSKLRKMMYANPQLMHALLQRLADITVIYLLEQIKAGASSLMIFDTWGGILPLEQYKEFSLKYLEYIAKNVKKRSNVPVVFFTKGGSNFFEELKDKSCDGVGVDWNVTLDQARHRIGVGKVLQGNFDPAFLYGTSDSIRNTVKKNIEFIQSDKLNNYIVNLGHGIYPDINSDNVRIMVDAIREFSV, encoded by the coding sequence ATGAGAGAGTTGTTTTTGGATGCTTTTAAGCATGAGAAATTAGAAAAACCACCGATATGGATAATGCGTCAAGCTGGTAGATATTTACCAGAATATCGCGCATTAAGATCAAAGTTTGAGAACTTTATGGATATGTGTCGCAATGCAGATGCTTGTTGTGAGGTAGCACTGCATCCGCTAGAAAGATATGATCTTGATGCTGCAATTGTATTTTCAGATATTTTAACTATTCCTGAAGCAATGGGTATGGATCTAAAATTTATCAAGGGAGTTGGCCCTGTATTTTCTGATCCTATTGAGTCAGAAAAGGATTTAAATAGGTTAAAGTCAGCAGAAGATAGTGTTGGCGATTTGGAGTATGTTTATGATGCGGTTAGAACTACGAAGGCTGCTATAAATGTACCCCTTATAGGCTTTACTGGAAGTCCATGGACACTCGCGGCATATATGGTTGAAGGATCTGGCTCAAAACAATTCAGTAAACTAAGAAAAATGATGTATGCAAATCCTCAATTGATGCACGCACTTCTTCAAAGGTTAGCTGACATAACAGTGATTTATCTACTTGAGCAAATCAAAGCTGGTGCTAGTTCTTTAATGATTTTCGATACTTGGGGAGGAATTTTACCTTTAGAACAGTATAAAGAATTCTCATTAAAGTATCTGGAATATATTGCTAAAAATGTGAAGAAGAGATCTAATGTTCCTGTGGTTTTCTTCACAAAGGGAGGTTCAAACTTTTTTGAGGAATTGAAAGATAAATCATGTGATGGTGTTGGTGTGGATTGGAATGTAACTCTAGATCAAGCTCGTCATAGAATAGGTGTGGGTAAGGTTCTGCAAGGTAATTTTGATCCAGCATTTTTGTATGGCACATCTGATAGTATTAGAAACACGGTTAAGAAAAACATCGAATTTATTCAGTCTGATAAGCTAAATAACTACATTGTTAATTTAGGTCATGGCATTTACCCAGATATTAATTCTGATAATGTTAGAATTATGGTAGATGCAATAAGAGAATTCAGTGTTTAA
- a CDS encoding accessory factor UbiK family protein → MKEILGPINDVIKNSKDNIINKSLKKLDVVGREEFEIQKKILLKTRQKLEQIEAKLDKLIAEKE, encoded by the coding sequence ATGAAAGAAATTTTAGGTCCAATTAATGATGTAATCAAAAACTCGAAAGATAATATTATTAATAAAAGTTTAAAAAAACTTGATGTGGTGGGTAGAGAAGAGTTTGAAATACAGAAAAAAATTCTTTTGAAGACACGTCAAAAATTAGAGCAGATCGAGGCTAAGTTAGATAAATTAATAGCCGAGAAAGAATAA
- the rimP gene encoding ribosome maturation factor RimP, with translation MLLDDLYEIVEPITADVGYILWGIEVVGAAKLTIRIFIDHENGVSVDDCQVVSKEVSAIFDVEDLISDKYVLEVSSPGMNRQIFNIVQAQALVGFNVKAVTITPVESQTKFKGVLERVEGNNVILKLDDGREVSFDFDELKKFRVSPDFS, from the coding sequence ATGTTACTAGATGATTTGTATGAAATAGTAGAACCCATTACAGCTGATGTAGGCTATATTTTATGGGGAATAGAGGTCGTGGGTGCTGCCAAGCTTACTATACGTATTTTTATTGACCATGAGAATGGTGTTTCGGTTGATGATTGTCAGGTTGTAAGTAAAGAGGTGAGTGCAATTTTTGATGTGGAAGATCTTATCTCAGATAAGTATGTTCTAGAAGTGTCTTCTCCAGGGATGAATCGCCAAATTTTTAATATTGTTCAGGCGCAAGCTTTGGTAGGATTTAATGTTAAGGCAGTTACCATAACTCCAGTTGAGTCTCAAACAAAATTTAAAGGTGTGCTCGAGAGAGTTGAAGGCAATAACGTTATTCTAAAGCTTGATGATGGCAGAGAAGTCAGTTTTGATTTTGATGAGCTTAAGAAATTTAGAGTTTCGCCAGATTTTAGTTAG